The Pedosphaera parvula Ellin514 genomic sequence ATGATCATTCGGCAGGCAGATGATGATGAAGTCGGGCATCTTGTCCCTTTTCTCAAATTCTTTCAGTTCCTTGATGAATTGCGCGGCGCGGAAGACATCCGGCACGGTGAGGTCCCAACCTATCGTGTTGGTCATGATATACGGCGCAAGCGATTGAATGGCTGGAGTACAGGAAATGCTGAACTGATTGGAGTGATTGATGAAATCCCGGTAGATATCGAGAAACTGCGGCTCCCTTTTGCCGGATGGCGCCTTCCATTTTACTTCGCCAAAAGTGAATTCGCCATAATCGCGCAAGGTTTTTCCATGGGCCAGGGCGTTGTCCCAGATGAACCCGCTAGGTGCGTAGGCGACAGCATCCACGTCATCCAGTTCCATGCCGTCGGGATAACTGCGGGGGAAACCGGCGAAGGATTTCTCCATGTAATCCGTGGCAAAGGCTGTGTCCGCCCACTGATGGCCATCCGCGCTTAAAATGCCTGAGCAGTAGGTGTTATCAAGCAGAGCAAACTCGCGAACCAGCTTGTGCTGGTTGGGTGTTTCCTTCTCGCCAAAAACACATAGCGCGGGATCGCCATTGCCTTCCTTGACGTCCCCAAAAATTTGATCGTAAGAGCGGTTTTCCTTGATGATATAGACCACATGTTTGAACACTGAAGGTTCACCAACCCGTTCCGGAACAGGCTGCGGCGCATGGCCGGGGCGCGCCGGCTGGCGGGATTCCTCAATTACGGCCCGACGATAATTGCGAAGCACCACCTGGGTGAGTTGGTTCAGTTCCTCGATCTTTCTGGGAATTTGAATCAGCGAAAGAGAACCGCGAAACTGGTGGCTGGTGTATCTTGGTTTCTCGCCATAGGCGAAGTCCTTGCCTGGAAGCGTGCCCTTGATGTTGGCAACGTAGAGGCTGGATCGGCGTGCGTCGTAAGCGATGGCGCCGGGAAACCAACCGGTGGGAATCAGGCCGGCGAGCTGGCAGCTTCCCGGTTTGAAAGAAACAACGGCAATTGCGTTTTGAGTGCCATTGCAGATAAACAAGAATTTTCCTTTGCGATCAAACGCCAAGGCGTTGGGACTGGCGCCGTAGAAATCGTTGGGATGCCAGCGCAATGAAAAGGTCTCCACCACGGAGTCCTTACGCGTATCGATGACACTAACATTGTCGCTCCCGGCATTTGCCACACAAAGATGGCGTTCGTTCGGGCTCGAGGCCATGCCTGACGAATGGAGGCCGACTAATATCTCCTTTACCGCTTTTCCGCTCTTCAGGTCGATCACAGTTAAGGAACCTTCGTTGGCAATGAAGCGAACTGGATCCACACGCACCTTTGTGCCTCTACCCGCAGGTCCAGTGAGGCTGTTTGCATCAGGACGACGCCCGCCCCAATTGCTGACGTAAGCCTTGTCGCCGACCAGCACCACTTCGTAAGGCAACGCACCGACATCGAAGAAGCGCAGAGGCTTGCCGGAGGCGACATCCATTTCCAGAAGACGGTTTGAGAGATTCAGGGCGACGTAAAGCTTTGTTCCATCCCTTGAGATGGCAAGACCGGCAGGGATGTCATTAGTTCGTCGGGGGGCATTTGCGGGAGGAAGTTCAATGGAGCGCCTGGCAGTGATTTTATGCTGTTTATCCACCCCGAACACTTTAATCGACCCATTCACGTCGGAGAGAAAGATTTGCGAGCCGTCTTTGGAAAAAATGAGTCCGGTATAACTGACCTGCGCCTCGGGATCGGGCTTCAGAATATGTGTCGAAACGGTTTCGCCCTTTTCAGATTCGGTCTCAGCGGGTAACGGGACCCGCTGTAGAACAGCTGCTGTGGTTGGATGGATGGCAACGAGTTCATGCGTTTTTCCGGCAGTGACAATGAGCTCACCATCGGGGCTGAGGGCAATCACCTGCGGACGCATTTCCGGCAGATCCACCTGAGTTCCGGCAGGAGTCAGCAGCTGACTGGTCGGGGTGAAGACCTCATCTTTCGAAATTCTTCCGACTTTGCGAAAATCATCCGGCGCTGCCACCTGGGCCAGAGCTGTGAGAGCCGAGCCAAGATAAATCAAGCCAGCGCGGATTAATCGTTTTCTGCTATTCATGCGACGGATGATTTGTAACCGAGTCGGGTGGACAACGGCAATACTCCCGTCGCGCTGCCTCCGCGGTTCTCATTCTCAGCAGAGACGGAGCTTCTTTTCACTTATTTATCAAAACCTAATTAAGACAGCGGTGTTCTTATGCATCAGATATGAGACGATATGTTCTAGTGCCGAGTGTGATACTCCTGTTGGCGTTTATCATCATCTCTTGCAAACGAAACAAACCGCAAAGTTCTTCAAAACCACCCGTGATAACGGCCAATCTTGCTTCGGATGTGAAAACCAAGACTGGTGTGGAGTTGCCAAAATCGTGCAGGTTTATTATGAGTACCAACTATGCCAGATTGGACACCGATGTTTGGTTGTTTGAAATCGAAAGTGGCAACCCAGCGCAGTTTCCCAAGCAATTGAATCTTCTGCCCGGAGGTGATGCTCCAAACAATGCAAAATTAATGGAGCGTATGGGTGGTATCTCGATTGGTATTCCGAAAGAATTGTATTTTGGCGTATGGGAAGTATCGAACGCCCAGTGTCACGCAACTCTGATCACGACGACTAATAGTGATTACTTGATGTTGGAACGACTTAACTAAGTCGTAAAGGGGGGCACCCATTAGTCCCTCAAGCGGGGCACCGACGGGAAGGCGGAAGTAACTTGGCTGGAAGCGTCCATTGGGCGCAAGAAAAGGAGTCTGCGTTTCGGCGGAAGTCAAGACCGGTTGTAAGCGTCACGCCGGTTTGTTTGTTACCTATCACTCCGGTTCATACCGTCCAAATTAGGTTCCTGAACTCATCGGGCAAACGCAGTTTTACTGCATATTTAAAGGGATATTGAACGGCCAACATCTAGTTCAAAGGACGGCCAACCTGTTTTTGAATGCGGCTCAGCGCACGTCAGATCCTGAGCAAAAGCACAGCTTTCACCATTCCGGATCGTCTAATTTGGACAGCAGTGACTTTACGTCGTGGATGGAGTGTCTGAGTCTAG encodes the following:
- a CDS encoding bifunctional YncE family protein/alkaline phosphatase family protein, which translates into the protein MNSRKRLIRAGLIYLGSALTALAQVAAPDDFRKVGRISKDEVFTPTSQLLTPAGTQVDLPEMRPQVIALSPDGELIVTAGKTHELVAIHPTTAAVLQRVPLPAETESEKGETVSTHILKPDPEAQVSYTGLIFSKDGSQIFLSDVNGSIKVFGVDKQHKITARRSIELPPANAPRRTNDIPAGLAISRDGTKLYVALNLSNRLLEMDVASGKPLRFFDVGALPYEVVLVGDKAYVSNWGGRRPDANSLTGPAGRGTKVRVDPVRFIANEGSLTVIDLKSGKAVKEILVGLHSSGMASSPNERHLCVANAGSDNVSVIDTRKDSVVETFSLRWHPNDFYGASPNALAFDRKGKFLFICNGTQNAIAVVSFKPGSCQLAGLIPTGWFPGAIAYDARRSSLYVANIKGTLPGKDFAYGEKPRYTSHQFRGSLSLIQIPRKIEELNQLTQVVLRNYRRAVIEESRQPARPGHAPQPVPERVGEPSVFKHVVYIIKENRSYDQIFGDVKEGNGDPALCVFGEKETPNQHKLVREFALLDNTYCSGILSADGHQWADTAFATDYMEKSFAGFPRSYPDGMELDDVDAVAYAPSGFIWDNALAHGKTLRDYGEFTFGEVKWKAPSGKREPQFLDIYRDFINHSNQFSISCTPAIQSLAPYIMTNTIGWDLTVPDVFRAAQFIKELKEFEKRDKMPDFIIICLPNDHTSGTKHGFPTPAAHVADNDLAFGQIVEAISHSKFWKETCIFAIEDDPQNGFDHVSGYRTTAYVISPYTKRHAVVGMNYNQPGMLRTIELILGLPPMNQMDAGATPMFDCFQEKPDLTPFDAVPNNVPLDQMNPDTHAIKDRRQRRDALVSARLPLDQPDRCPEDVLNKIIWHAQKGFVAPYPAWAITVTQDQDND